AATTGTAAAGCATGTTCCATAGATCTGAGCTCTGACACCATGTGAGGTATCAGGTCAGAGTTGAAGATAAAGTGAAGAATAGAGAGAAggcaaagagaaagagaagaaagctAATCTGAGATATTTTGTGAAGTGAagaaaatgaattttacctAACTTTTTTTTACAGCTGTTATTGATATATATAGTTAGAGATGTAACTGTCTTAGCTAACTATCAGAATAACTAACTACTTCTAGATCGAGACTTCTTGTAAGTTCTATTTGTAACTCATTTTCTAGCTGTCACTCAATTGCAGCTTACCTTGACTTTACTGCTaacttaactaaaaaatatgttaataataaataataattttagattattactcaaataaaaactaaatcctGTCTAATACTAGTAGtgatactaaaaatattttattcacattgtataaaatagttaatagttagattaaaatttacaataactgtaaaattaaaaagtttagtTGTCTACTGCAATATATTTAGTTGAGTTAAAATTTCACTAACATCAATTAATAGGATCATTGAGTTAAAATTTAGttatcaaataatatatatttagatatataaaaaaataattatgggtataaaaaaaattaagttaataaCTATGATTAAttactataattaatatatatcaaattagtttagtattaattacaaatttatttgTCTAGTGTGATTAATTTAGCATTAATGTATATCAAATTAATgactataattaaaatttagttgtcCAGTGTAATTTATAAAGATCACCATTATNNNNNNNNNNNNNNNNNNNNNNNNNNNNNNNNNNNNNNNNNNNNNNNNNNNNNNNNNNNNNNNNNNNNNNNGAATATTTCTATTTCTAATTTAAAGTAGATCAATCCTACCTTGTATATATGCCCCTTAGTATATTAGgtgattataattttttatatttgaggtttatattttttttaatttgttatggtTACTAGGTTATATTCTAATcttgaatttaattaatatattgttataaatataattttttctaagttttttatttatattattttgtttttttatttttatcttaatttctttacaagtataattttattaaaaatctcAAAACAACATCTAGacataaaatttagaaatttaaaattagaaaatctcGACACAAAAATAGAGATATAGCCTGTGAATGTGTAATGATTAATGTTGGAGATATAGTCTAAAATTTTGgttatttataaaaagatatatacACACATTTTCTCATAGAAATTAAGATATTAATTTATCACATACTacgtctttttctttaattaattgaattattttataaacttttttGTTATGTACTTTTCATTTGCTTAGTATTTacaccaataaaaaatattaaattgagattaatttaaagttaaaatatgttgaagaatattttttattaaaaatattttagatataaataaaaaaataaatatttttttgtacatCTCACGGATATATAAACTAGTTTAATATATGATATcaaatttatactaaaattcGACTCATATATTTATGAGCTCAACTTATTGAACTATTAACGAATtgagtttaataatttaatcaaattcacAAACTAACTTGATTTATTTTCAATGCATATTGAAAATACGAAATAATTTGTCTTAAATACTGTTGTATTGTAATAATGGTCCAAGCATAAACTAACttataaagatttaaaaataaaaaaaatcttagtaataaaatcaatatgCGAATAAATGACAACAATTTattaaatagttattaattaataaaagattaccttatttaatatttattaattatagttagaattaataaatattaaataagacaacttgaattttttcttttttctaatattaccaTAAAAAAGTAAATGTTACTCtatcttctcttttatttttcacacaaaatctttgatttttaacaaaaattaaataaaaatccagacctttaaaaaaaataattgtaaactagctacattaatttttaaaaaacaagaTATAAAGTGTttcaattttttcctttttttttcatataatttgaAACCAAATTATATAgaataaatttctaaatttaaagATCTACTTGACACGATAAACttttcaaattgaaaatttttacgGTGATACTAAtttgtatttctgtttttaatttgttacatcaatattttagtttagaatttagttaatataagaaaatttttaaattaatattttaataaatatataataaatatattaaaataaatatcgaATTAGAATAtaacacataaaaaattataacttacATATTACTTTAGAGAGAGACTAAGAGACTAAGAATAGCATTTACCTAAAAAAATATGTGAATAAATGacaaatcaaataacaattaaTTATCCAAAATGAGGCAATAAAGTAAGAAAAAAAGCCCTATTTATAAACACAGCATAGTCTTTTGTGTGAAGAATGATCATTGTTATTCCAACCCATTGCACAAAAATGGAGCTTTTTAAAACCCTTATAATATCACTTTATATGCTATTGACAATAGTTATTTGTTTCAAAAATGTTGGTGGAGAGAGTGTAGATGGATTATATTTTCCTCCTAAAACAGTGACAGTTCGAATCACGAACCGTTTAAAAGATCTGCAACTTGATTTGCATTGTAAGGACGCTCAATCGGATTATGGGTTTCAAACACTTAGAGTTGGTGAAAGTTGGAGTTTCCAATTTCACCCTGACCCATTATGGCCTACATCATTATACTTTTGTAGCTTCACATGGCTCACTGATACGAGGCTACACCGCTTTGATATTTATTCTTTTAGGCGTGGTGATCGATGTAGAGAGTGTGATTGGGAGGTTCATGAATCCGGTTGTTGTAAGGTTTTGGGTAATGGTCAGCTCAAATGCTTTGATTGGAAAAGTGTTGGagataacaataataatcttGGTCTGTAACTTTCTATATCTTTCCTCTGAATTtctcaaaatttataataaaaatatatagaataaagtattattttagtcTCTATTAGTGTTTaagagaattttattattttagttcttaatattttaatcgttttatttttatcctaaattatttaaaatagcaTCAATATTATTTCACCAACAAATCCGTCGCTAATATACACTTAACGAAATTATTGtactattaataatatttttgctaACATTACATTTAGTTAAATTCCTCTCACTTTCATTCTCTCAATAATTTTAAACTCCattcttctactttttttttcctcttcttcaaatTTCTCTTAgagaattaataatataaaagaaagaCCCTAACTTACTTTCTCTTCGTGACACAGCCAACTTATCCGCTTGCATTACAAATAGTAACTTACTTCATTATTATTACAGGTAAATActaatttagtttttgaaattatCTGTTGATTTAGGATTAAACATGacatttactttttttatatctttgaACTTTAAGCGTAGTAGTAAGGAtacgattttatattttttggccATTGATAATCTAATATCACATCATTAAACTATTTCACTTAGGGCTTGTTTGGATgagcttttaaaaaaagatttttttcgagttatctttttttaaaagatcttatgaaaaagtaaaagtaattttatgtttggatatctcatgtaaaaagatctttttatttatcaattatgtttgggtataacaatataaaagtacttttttgtttatttattatatgaaaaacatcttttttttaaggaaaaaagatctttaaaaaaaagatgtaaattacagcttctcaaaaaagatatttttctgatttttctagtgcttttatttttattactagaaatttgtcaaatacactaaaaaataaaaaaaggatattttttcaataaaaaaggatcttttttcaataaaaaagatctttttttatcaaaataataacgCCCAAACAAGCAATTAATAGTTAGAGTGGTTAAGTAGAATAACATGGTTAGTTGATATCTAATAATGAGCATCTTGTGGATTAGCTTGGTTGAACACAAGTGCTTTTATATTGTGCAAGGATGAAGTTGAGTACGAATTTATTGAAAAGACCACTAAACAAGCGTTAGCAATTATTGAAGAGGACACGTTATTATCTGTTGTTGCTAATTACCCAGTCAGAGCAGAGTCCCAAGTGCAAGCTTCCTTTGATTCAGCATCATCTTTTTCTGTCTCAAGGCAATACCAATACCATGTGTTTCTCAGCTTCAGAGGCTGTGATACTCGCTATTGTTTTACTGGCAGTCTCTTCAAAGCTCTTTGTGACAACAAAATCCACACTTTCATGGATGATGTAGGCCTTTAAAGAGAAAATGATATATCAAGAACACTTATTCTGACAATTAAAGGCTCCAGGATTGCCATAACATTGGTTGCCTTAGGAGCACTGTCTTAGATGAGGGACTTAAACGCGATGAGTACTCTACTGTAGCATTGATTGGAACCTTGCTTCACCAAATTTTTTAGGTATCTGAAATTCATACTGTATATCCTATTTATCTATATGTTTTCTCATCCTAATATTAAGTTATAAAGATTCTGGTATATTTTTTCTtcacatttatatttctttctttgGGTGATGATGTTTGGTTTATTGCCTTATTGGTGTAGGCTGGGCTTAGTGGCTTCCAGAAGACAATCCATCTATTGATCTCTTTGAAGGTTACAGAAAAGTGGTATTACTTAGAAATATTGAGAATTTGTATACTTGTGGAGGTgtgaatttatattttaagaattgagattgattaAGATTTGTAATAAGATTTGGTATTGTGAATGTAACAGAATGTTTCATTTTGTTggaattatatattatgtataaatatattagtgTGTAACTACAATGATGATGATTAGAAAAAGACCTAAAATTTTAGCGGTAATAACAATGACCATTAACGAAGAATACTACAAAAATTCTAGAATTAGTTTTAGTGATCATATAAAGGAAAAGTACAGGAAATTAAGTATTTACAAGTCAAGAATtaaacaactcaattaatcatgattaattttaaattattttttaaaattcaaaatttgattaattaacaTCAATGgcatttttaaatcaaaacttaCCCTAATTTATTTTCACTTTCACTCACCATTCACGACACAAAACCACAAATCATAATCCTTCTTCCCAATGTCTCACGCTATCGCGGTTTCGTCTTCGCGTTACTAGCGTCGCCGTAGTATTGTCCTCGGCGCACCATTGTCGGTCGTCCTTGCATCCTTCTCCGCCACCTCATCTGCCGTTTGCGCAGAAAAGACACCCACCATCGCGCTTCTACTTCACCCTCTTCGCGTCCCGTCGCGACTCCCCATCGCTCGCCACTCGCACCCCACGGCTCTCCATCCGTCGCGACGCAGCCACCATCAGGTCTCCATTCGCGACGGGCGATCAACTACTCCGATCCATGGCGACTcctccactcatcacaacacgcCACCGCGAGTCCATCCACTGTCCACGCAACGCCGTCCAAGACATTGTCGCTAGCCACCCTgcgcctcttcttcttctcctcctatttggttttgaatgatttttttaactaattttttatatttattttttctacattttcggatgattctttttattaattttggatgaTTCTTTTTCCTATGTTTTGTATACTTTTTTCTTAGGATTTGGATGattctttatcttatgttttggtgctttttgttttttggagtttcgaaattttttttggaaagaaGAATTAGTCTTTgcgtaataaataataaaaagtgaattagATTAAGAAGAGGCAAttaataatcattaattttgtatcttttaaaaaaataaatttaaataaccactaattaatgacaattaatgttattaattagtatagaatataattcaaaaatatttattggCTTATTATTGGCTAGATCCCTCTTGGTTCTCTAGcaaaattgtaaatacatgtATAAAGAGACATATTTAGGAAATACATCTATAAAGACACTTTTATTAGatacaatcataaaaaaatatttttattacataCATCCACAAAGACACTTCCATTAAACATAGTCATAAACAAGAGTTAGTAGAAGTTGGCAAAAATATTGTTGGTAATATAGCGGAATTGTTCTAGTAGTGTTGATAAAATAAACTTTatcatttatttaattaataattactctctctctttagctatttttaaataatttttatattttaaacaatAAGACGACACAATTTTTTTGCATGACACTCTTAATTCACTTGTGGTGATTATAAGTACGTATAACTTACATCTATTCATTTATTTAAGAacaattttctatgtttttaacacaatttaattttattaagtgTTGCAAAGATTCAATTATTACCTTTTTAtaatatgcatatatatatatatttttaatttttgaatggttatttaattttgaaacacaaaggattaggattaattattttgtattttcaataaaaaaaaatacacatacTAGCTCCGTCTTTTTTCTTAAGGAAAAACTACCAAAAGTACCATAAAGTTTACGAACACTGACAAAAATACccataaattaagaaaattaacgACGTACCCATAGAAGATGGGTTTCGTATGACAAAAGTATCCAAAccgtaattttttattgattttttaataaaattcccaAACTACTCCACCCTCAACCTCAACTCACTTTTTCAACATTCCATAACTCAACATGCACCTTAAAACCCTTGCCATGGAGTCCATAACTACTCCTACAACAAACTAAATGAACCTTTatgataaaaattttggatagtAACGCAACAGAGGATTGCAGCGCTGAGattaacaaaagaatcaatcaatttcaatgaagaatcaaagaaaaaatcaCAAGGaacaatttttaattgtttcagttgttttctcttttttttttttaaatttgagggCTTTCTTTATTTGAAGGAATTGGTGAAAAAAATGGGAAAGAGCTCATCATACTAAATTTATCTGCCAGGAATCGGTCAAAGTCctctaccaccaccaccaccattgaTTTCAGCCTGGTCTattataggagtagttttggaCTCCATAACAAAGATTTTAAAGGTACAGGTTGAATTAGGAAAGGTTGAAAAAGTGAGTTGAGGTTGAGAGTGGGGGTAGTTtggaaattttattaaaaaatcaacaaaaaattagaatttggaTACTTTTATTATACGAAACCCATCTTCCATGGGTACATCgttaattttcttagtttatgggtacttttgtcagcATTCGTAAACTTTATGGGTACTTTTGGtagtttttcattttcttaacTTCACTTTGCCTGAATACATAGTAGTATATATCACAAGACAACCCATAATtaaaaatgagagagagaataacatagtcatttttaatattttttaataaattaatgataTGGTAATTGAAGATTCAATAATAAATatgcatataaaaataaaattaataaatattaccaaacaaagaaaagcatgctaAAGTAACAAATAAAAAGGAACGGAAATTAAATTGCACAAAAGTTGCTTCtactttttgtatttattaatgaTATATGCGGCTATACgcatattattcatttatttatattgaatatatgaaattcaaaggacaaaaatataaaaacatcaAGCTATATATAATCTCGTTCTAGTATATTTATACTACGATGACTGCggtatttataatattttaaaaaatattgttaaaattaaagtaacgcttttttattattttaactcaaaataaaaaatatatataactttaattttaacaacacTTATATAACCATTATAACTATCATCATCATAGCCATACTAAAATCTatcatgtatatatatgttacaCCCCATGATTTTTGTTCCAAGCATAACATTGTAGAGAAGCATTATCCGTAACCCTGCACGGACCAGTTTCAAAGATATCCCAAACACAAGTTGCACAAGCATTCTTGTCACGTTTGTGATCATAAATGTCAAAGTAGTGAACTACTGGTGCTCCATACCATGTAAAGCTGCAAAAGTATAATGATGTGAACCAAAGAGGATTAGGATAGAAGGTGAAACCCCACATATGCCCAACTGATACTCTTTGGAATCCAAAATCTGTGTGTTTGTCTTTGCAATGAACACCAAGCTGCTTATTGTTCAATCTATTGTAAATGGAAACTACCACTGTGGCTGGTGGAAGCCATCCATCCTCACCACTCCCTCCAACGTTGAAATTCAAGGAAAAAATTATGGCTAATAACATTGACATTGATACTACTACTTTGGAGAGTGATATactcatctttttatttaatcGGTTGATATACTTGCTGATATGATCAATTTTGTAGAAagctcttctctttctttttatataGAGGGAATATaagtaaatttttaattttaaccctatcaagttttttcttttattcacgGTATCTCGCTCCTAAACTGacatattaatgactaattcgTTGCAGATCTAAACTTCATTTAAGGATCTATTActaataatcaataaattacTGTGGCTCTGTGAGCtataattcataaataaatgataatattatttcgGTGAATTATAGTTTAAATAGAATTTCTTATGTTTCACCTGAAGTAAAGGAAAaatgttactttaatttttctcttctttctccctCTTCGCCAAGCTTCCAACCCTCCAATTTTTAAAGTAACGTTGACGAATTAAATTCAGTAAAACAAGGattgaaataaaagaaagaattataattattattgagagagaaactaaaattgcttctATCCTATCCAATCCCATGAATGCAATGAAAAATGTTAAATATTTGCTTCCAAATGCAattaatacattaaatattCTCAAGAGTACGCTATATTGACTCACTGCATTTATTTGTCAAAGCTTCGTCAATGTATGGCATACGAGTGTATTATGGACCATATCTTTAGTGGTGTATGTACAAAACTATTTTTGTTTAACaggtatttttcattttaaaatataatttaattttaatgtattgttggtataaattagttttatatgcatatttaattatatgatgtcatatcaacaaaaataattattttttctatttattatataaataatgatTATCTATAAGAATGAATGTAAtttaatgattttataaatttttttacacaGTAAGTGGTAACATGTAACatacaatttaatattttaaaataaaagtctattttttaaaataaaaggataTAGTTTTTCTGATAGCACTTTAATTTAATTGTGATCATTGAATAAGTATAATTTGATACATTTgttcatttaaaaataattttgtcaaTTCTTGTAGTTTAAAatgtgtatatttttattttcggaTAACTATACTTTGAAATGGAAAGAATAAGatattagtatttaaaatttagaattgatGAGAATTTAAGATATAAATGTTGATCGAATATTAGTAAAAgatgataattaaattttattagtcatGTATGTAGTATTGctcattttcaatatatataaaataaaattaataaactatAAGTGATAAACTAAAAGAAACATAAATAATATTGAAAACGTTGCTCATTTCCAGTCtttgtatataatttattaaatttgtaattaaaattttataatttaaaaattgtaattgagtctttatatattgttttaaattttgacttagacccctttttttttgtaaaaaactTTGGatttaacataatattttttttcaaattaaaaatacctGCACTTAAGAACTAACTCCCTAAATTTAAATGTCGATTTCTCATTTTTAGAATATTCTATCAATTTatgtttttgataaaaaaaaaaaaacttaattgtaaaatttaaaaCGGTGTAGACACTAGTAGTGAATCCTGTTGTGATTATTAGTGCTGTGAGAAGCATTGAGATTATTTGAGAGTGTGAAAGCTAATCATGAATGAACTTTCTGTATTggaaattaaatttagatattGATACACTGCCTTAGGCTCGCTCTTATATAGCCATGCACACGTCCATCACAACTAATTCAATCCTAACGACTCTAACACACTgcaaaattaactaactaactaacctCTTCTATCTTAACTCCCTTAACaagtccaaaaatatataaaaattttcaagctATTAtcacatagaaaataaaactttttcttattttctctatatattttaagttttatttttcacaaaattttaaaaaaaatatttttttattaaaatgtatagtgtgtgattaaaaaattaatttttgttcctaaaaatattattactggAAATACGAATTCTAGAAATAATATTGCCGAGAATTAACAATATTCCCAtgtttggttttaaaaaaaaaaattcatccaAATGCAAATATAGAAGAACATTAGAAAgtaagtaaaatttattattttttactaacaataattaattaacaatgtttaaaagtataaattaaaagtatgtttgatttttatattaaaaaacttagattgataattaaaaatactaattaaaaataataaattctgctGGTCCTTTAAATTTTCTCAAATATAGGCATCAAATTAATATCAAGCAACAAATTGTTATGTCAAGCATTTTTGAATTCAAGAAtattacaataataattttcttcAGGGGTCATGGTGTGACTGTACTTATTTTCTCTTGGATCATTACCCATTTACCCTCTATATTCTACACCATACATATAAGGCAACTAACAAACTGAAAACAAGTTANNNNNNNNNNNNNNNNNNNNNNNNNNNNNNNNgaaaaaaaaaaaaaaactaaagtaACAAGGATTCGAAACCATCAATACAATTTTCATGTGTCTAGTTTAGTAGAGAAATATTAGAATTTACGATAGAATAATTAGTAATGCTAAGAAGCCAACAATATTAGCTTCTCATAAAATTAGTTCCTTCTCCCACAGCCATATATATTAACACAGTAATATTAGCGagacaataaaaaatcaataaatcaactaaaagttcttttattttatatttattaattactttaaaataaatacataatattatatataataagtatataattttagattttatatacataaaataataaatattaagttaaattttaaattattatcttccTAGCATTATTACTCGATTCATTATTCGATTGAACCattcaataattatatatgGAATCCTCAAAGACTCAAAATTATACACATAAAGTTGTCCAATACCCTCTTTAATATTCATGACAGTGAAATTTGTCTACAAATAATTAACAATTCATTCTcttgacaaaaataaattcaaattaaaccaACCATAAAACAGGACATTAAAATAGAGTTTTTCCTTGTCTGCAGAAGAATTCGTGTGAAAATTTACACCAATCATCCACATATATATTTCAACAAACAATGTGAATATGGGAAATATGATAGATGTACAATAATATTGAACGATCAAACTATCATATAACAAtggaaaaaagattaaaaaaaactagCCTGTTGAAAAGTTGGTCGTTGATgaatgaaaaaatttgattgccCACTTTATGAACCAAGGAATCTGCCAAAGTTAAAACTAAATTGGAAAATTTTAGAGCAAGCTAATTTAATCAAGTAACATTAAAGGATAAACAATTAACTGAacaatatttattgtttatttccATTGCAGTGGGATACTAATAAGAATAGTAGATCCAACAAAAACAATTACGTGAGAATCTAAAAGAGCTCTTTATTAGATATCttaatattattcatattttctaATATATGATCATCAAATAAtctaatatattttctaaaagagCTCTTTAGTAACATtatttaataaacaaataatctAAAACTTCTGCTTTAAGCTTAATCTCTTCCATGAGGTAAAACATCAAACACTTTGTTTCTAAACTTTCTATCCAacataaatatagaaaatatataagaaactaagcaaaaaaataaaataaaataaaataaaataaaaaattaaattaacagtTTTTACAGAAGACATGAAAAAGAACTCAAATTTTTATGAGAAATTTAAAGAGAAGttggggaaaagaaaaatatgcgaACACGAATAACTCAAaccaggaaaaaaaaagaaagatgaatAATCTTTTGTTTAAAAGAGATAATTTAgtcttttaatttgttatttacattccaaTTCCAATGGAGTTAAAGATAACTAAGGAGAGGATGAGAGTTaaactaaatataatttatataattaggAGAATTTTATCAAAGTTGTAATATGATAAAGGTAAAAAATACTTAGTATGTGAGCTAAAGGTCTGTATCCCTAAGAAAAATTAGGAAAACGTGCCTAAacctataaataaataaattatatcattTTACCTTTTGCAAATCCTTAAAACCTTAAAATTTGCAATATTTGGTCACTAGTTATTTGTACATTCATTAAGTTTTAGGACATATTTATTCCATGTGACTTTGATATAATAGAAGATGCTAATATATAATACAAAGAGAAAAGCTTAGTATACAAGCGATTAGGGCTTGTAACTATTACAAGTTCATTAACGCCTAATCCACTAAAACGTACTGCAACTCGTACGTTACTTACACGCGCTATACAAAGATCCCGTGTTTGtataactaccaaatttaaaagatttgtttccttctttgttttctttcttttcaaatttcatcGTTCTTCTTCTCGCACGTCTTCCCCTGGTTTTTCGATCgttcttttcctctcctttctcATTTGTTTGTTCTTCGTCATTGACGTTAGTTTTTCTCTCTGTAACTCCAGCTTcgttttgacatggtgtatttatagtttttgacatggtgtattctgcaacctctctgttgttgatgaccagtttgttccgaaggttgga
The Arachis duranensis cultivar V14167 chromosome 5, aradu.V14167.gnm2.J7QH, whole genome shotgun sequence genome window above contains:
- the LOC110281562 gene encoding S-protein homolog 5, with product MELFKTLIISLYMLLTIVICFKNVGGESVDGLYFPPKTVTVRITNRLKDLQLDLHCKDAQSDYGFQTLRVGESWSFQFHPDPLWPTSLYFCSFTWLTDTRLHRFDIYSFRRGDRCRECDWEVHESGCCKVLGNGQLKCFDWKSVGDNNNNLGL